aaaactatggGATCAGAATTAGGAAAGGTGAAGAATGGTAATGCCCTTGTTACTACAGAAGTTAAATCAGTGGCACAGATAGCACttgtcaaacaaaaaacaatccaaTAGCATTgacttttattcattcatgttaAGTCACCTGAAATGGTATCTGTTGCATTTAAATGCTCATTAATGTAAATGGCTGAACAAATCCATTTCAATGGATACTCAATATCCCACATAGATAAGTCACTTCAACACAGCCTCATGACAACTCCCACACCAAAACAGTACTTTATTTTGCAAATTCTGACCCATTATTACTCCCATGTTGTTTTTTTTCAGCTGTCAAGTGTACAAGGTGAAGagaaatttcagttagacaggggCTGCAcctggaaaataaatttcttaaactCCATAAACACATTTCAAAACTGCTGGGTCCCAAAAGTCCATCTATGAACTCTAGGGCTGCCAGTATCATGTGCAGCACATTAAAGCTACACTATCCAAATAGCTTATTAATTCTGCATAAATCAGGTTAAGCAATGTGTCAACCTGTAACAGACTGTGCACTTTAACTGAACATGGCAAAATATTCACTCTTTCGAACTTTACATCATCATTTGATGTCAAACAATGAAGCAAATCCCAACAGTATATACAAAAAACAGCTTTGCATTTACAAAAGATTGTTTCCCATACTGATtaatccaggcagctaactcatTGGTTTATGCAactttattgaagaaaaataaatcaattactAGCAGAGCTATTAGTTGATCACTCATCCATTGACAACTTGCATCATTTATTCAGTGCTATATTAAACAGTGTATTGGAAGATAGATTAACTAATAGCTCCAAGCCTCCtaacaatttaaatgaaaattacaaaatgtttgAGACCCTATTTTGGAATACAAAGGGTGTTTGACTTCCAATTTCCATTCTCTGTAGAACAAGAACAGGTCATTCCTTTATTGACATGCATAAAATACATCACATTTTCTGTTCTGCTGATGCTATAAATTCAATACCAATTCTCCAGCCACATCAGTTATGAGCATAAAGCATATCATGTAACCTCAAATCTCTAACAGTGGAAGGCTTAAACAAGAATGGATGCTGCTAGAATAATGCTGTATCCTTTGATGTGACAACTGAGCATCCATCTCCCTCCCCCTCAGATGATTTCTTCAGCATGTTAGAGCAGTGAGGAATGGTTTTAGTCTCATAACCAAGTTAGAGTGAAGACATTGGCCACATAATACACatgctccatttttttttaaaaattctgagtcTTGGGCAACTGTTCTCTTGTAACTACTTTACAGTTTCTAAAAGCAGTTATTGTCCAAAGCTGGAAGAACTTAAGTCTTCTCAGATGAGCATGTGAATGAATGGAGGGaggtaaacaaaaaataaaattaaaaaagatgagGTCTGATAGGGGAGCAGCCGGATAAGAAAATCAAAAAAGGAACAGTAATTTAAAGTTTATTCCAGCTATAATGCAGGTTATTCTGACTTTAAGGTAGCATCACATGGCATACTTCTGAGTCCATTCCCGAGATATTCTGTTGTACCTgtaaataaagatgttatttttaaaagttaaaataaagtgaaagaatTCCTAATACTTTAAATGGAAGGGAAAGATTTCCATTTTATCATCTCCAGACTCATCATGAAGTCATCTCTAATGACTATGATTAGAATAAAAGCCAACAAGGGAGAAATAGCACTGGTACTCAAAGCAATGTGGGAAATGAGAGCCTGATGCTCTGAAAgtagtattttaaaaactaagaaagcAGCACTGAAAATTGGGAGgctaacaaaaatcaaaagaccCTTTCTTTCTCTACCACCGAGCTCATGCTCTAATTTTAACGTGAAGACATTTTTACAGTTCATTATGGACAAATGTTAAAATAGTATACACTTTCTATCCATCCACAGAAATTTCCACCAAGGCCAGAACTAGGCTTTTACTAAAACAATTTTATCTGAATCCTAGAGTTTGGGAAATTACTTGGTCCTggatattacaagaaaaaatggCTTTGGGACTTAGGTAGAGGCAGAAGGGGAAGATGACACTGGGCAGAATGACAAAGGGCAGTAATTTTcaaaaggggtgtgtgtgtgagtggttgTGTTCATCAGAATCACGTGTTACTTTTAATAAGTGTGGTAACTGAGGCTAATAAGCACCACTGAGACCTGTTGAGTACAACAAGGGCATCTTCGTTTAAAAAGATCAACAGGTAATTCACACACAAGCAAGGTTATTACTCAGGAAGACTACTAACATTGATAAATACTATCAGCTTCCCCCTGGATTATACTCATGCCATAGACTacttacaacaacaaaaaacagtgataaccttaagaaatgaatatatatatatatatgcgcacAGGAGAATTTTTacattgtttaaatattaactaGCTTTATTTCAAACCAAGAACCAAATATGGTTCAACAACTTtcctaaacttttaaaaaagttctttCTACCAATTCATTGTCATCTCCTAAGGATACTCTCTCAAAAAGCCAGCACTTTAAAACAAAGGCTTTATTTAGCATACAGGGAGCCACAAAGTACAGCTGACGCTAATGCATGCTTGTCAGTAATGAACATTTAGTTTAGATGCTTAGGCTTTAAAGTGTTTTTCCCTTACATTACTATCTCCTGGCAAAATTTGAACTAAACCACCACATTCTGTATAGGATTGGTACAAAGTCTCAAGCTAAAATTTAAACACCATgatagtttgaaaaaaaaaagatactacatAAATTCCCATTTCTTACTAGTGCTATTGTAACTGCTTTGCCATGCAATACTTTCAAGCAATAACGGCTACCAGATATCTACTTTCACGTTAAACAGAGACCAAGCAGTTAAATGTACAGTTTTCAGAAGACTGCCATATTTGTTACCTTTTGTTAGTTAATACAGTGCCTTAACGCATGCAGCACTCAAGTGCTGGCAGTACCATGAATAAGCGCACCATAGAGTGCAGATCCTCTTACCCTACAACATAGCGTATTTCTCTGTCCACTCTCTTGCTAACCTATTGTACCTAATTGAACAAGTACACTTAGCATTAATTATAACATATGAAAGTTATAATGGTTAAGCTGAAcataaatataattcaaatatttgagaaatttagACCAAATTTTTACAATAGTACTAACATTTTTTGGAAAAACATGCTTGGGGTAAAGAAAAATTTGCTTTCTTCCCCAGAAGTTGAGAATAAAGTGATACTGTTTAACacgctaggaaaaaaaaaaaaaacaataaaacattttagagGGGAGCATTCACTGTCACATAAGCTAAAGCCTagttaagtttttttaaataaccacatTTCAATAGCTTTCTCCATACTTTAACTATTATCTTACTAAATATCAAGTCTTCTTGGCACTGTCACAAGCAAAGTATAAGCCTAACTCATTAAGTAAAACCACttttataataactttttaaCATACTTACTTATCTCTGTCTGTTTTATAGATCCGTGCAATCTCTGGCACTAGGGGGTCATCTGGGTTTGGAtcacatagcagtgaacaaatggataaaagaactgcaagaaaacaaaaacatctgttacccagtttcaggagtttggataaataaatttttctaaacCGTGTATTACAAAACTCAATCCTCAAAAGACTTTTATTAGTTTGTATCTCTATCTCAATGGACACAGTTTTACAGAGATTTTGTTTCACAGAAGACAAGCTCCTGGTAAGTAAGAAGTGCTAAAAACAGGGTTTTGTGGCATCAAATTCACTGCAGACTAGCCATAAAAATAGTTTCTAAGATAGGCAACTGATgccatattaatatatatattttaaataggcaTAAATGATATTAGAACTTGAGTTTCTTGGTACTCTGTGGCTGGGGGGGGTGGATTTTAGCAAGAATATGCAGGTAACACTCATGCCATATTCATAGCCGTTAGGCATGACGAAAAATCCATTCTTAGCCGTTGTCTTGGCAATTTCTGAGAAAAACCCTCAAGTGCTCCACTAAATGTCTCCTTGAACTTGTAAGCAAGAAACCATATTCCCAAGAGTACTAGTTAAATACAATGCCAAAATCTCTTTAGTACTAAGTGAGTCATCAGCTCTAGTTTTTACCTTAACCAGTTCAACATACTGATGTATAAGATGTCAAGCATTAAGGAACACAGATCGCATTCACtttgagtgcctgctatgtgccagtcACCATATATGGTGGTGctgttataaaatgttaagatataAATGCTTGAAATGGTTCTgaccgatttttttttttaaaaaagcaatagtATAAAAAAGACAACACTGTCACATATTTATTGACTACAGCAAATTTAATTTCAAACCCCAAATACAGCAGAATATAAAATTACCTAATATAGGAGACTTGGCTATACAATAACTCACAGAAAAAAGGTAGCTTCAGTTGTGACTGCTAGTTTAATAAGTTAGCAAAGTATGGCTGCCAAAAAAGTAAGTTGCTTTAACGACAAAACAATTCCAATTCAATCTGCCCTTACAAAAACAGTTTTCAGTGTTACTGTACACTCCCAGCAGTAGTAGAAAAACTTGGAAACTGATATTTAGGTATGGAGCATGAtttgaaaagaaattagaaagcaTCCAAGAAGGTGAAAAACaggtgtaaaattttaaaaacactcgAATTATGGCAGCATCTGCCtaagttgtttctttttctcccttaagTGATTCTACTCAataaagtttgggaaatgctactGCTACAGTCTCTCTCCATGCGATTCAAGTGCAGTATATACACATACGAAACTTTTATACAATGCCTTGCCTTTTGAAAAAGCTATTTTGTACTTACTGAACTCATAAAATCAAAAAACAATTAATGGTGAAATAGTGTTAATTATTACAACTTCACCTGGGATATTCATGCAGAGACTGGAAAACTTGTTACATATAACGTAACAGATGCCTATTAAGAGACCAGAATTGATCTACAGATCTTTCGAAGATTATATAATTTTAGACTGTCATTAGGTAGAAACAACCTATCATGGTTACATAAAACATGACTGAAGATTTGTCTAAAAATTAACCCAGGAAAGCAAAATCAGAATTTTCCTAGAGTGGAAACCTCAGGATTCAAAAGCTCTATTAAGTTTTAGGTATATCATACCATTCTTGGTAAAAAGGCCGCAAGTTAGTGTGAGATGTCCAAGTGGTTTGGGATTGAAAAATACAGAagtctattaaaataaattttgctatTATAAGATGAGATGAAGGTAACTCATTAGGCAAATAATGCCTACTCACCACAATTTGAATTTTAACAGCTTCTCACAAAGTATCTTTAATCAACAccactaaaagaacaaaaattataaaaataactttattgctTCCCCATCTCTTACCAAAaagctgccataataaaatactcaGATAAGTAGATCTAAGAATGAAGCTTTATTAGACAATGATAACAGCTTAAGATTATTTCACTAGAAACATTTACCTTTAGAAATTGTTAAAGCAGGCGACCACTGTGATCTTAGAATATCGAGACAAATGCTGCCATTACTGTTAATATTTGGATGATAAATTCTTGTTGTAAATGCAAcctaaaacaaaaacttttaagtattttattcaaataaaaacaaacatcttttaaagcaaaacttaaaataatcaaGCCACAATGTTAAAAATGTCATCTATTAGCATAGAAGTTCTAAATATTATAGAAACTGATTTTTACAATCTGACCATAACCCCCTGCCTCCTCTTTTTACAACAGAAACCTAAACTTTTGGATAAAAATTTCATTACTCATATGATGTAAAGTTCTAAAGGTTACTGTGGCCCTACCATATCATGAATCAAAGGGCAATTTAAAGGTATTTAACACATTCATTTATAAAAGCCCTAACTTTTGGATGTAACCAAAATTTGTAGACCATCTCATTTAAAGTTTCATTAAGTTATACAGGTACACCTGAGTCTGCATTTCCACCGTACATAAAACATAAACGTGAATCACAAAAATGGAAACCATCACATTGCACCTATAACATTACTAGAGATTGTTATAGTGACATGTTTATGACCTTTGTATATTACCTTTTCTAGTTATTCATACAGGTTGAATTTATGTTAATGACTGAAAAATGAAGGATAATATGCTTTTAATACCTATAAACCAGTGCACTAAGCAACTCTAAGTTTTCACAAATTTACACTTACGTATACAAAACTATAAGCATAATAAGCATATGCTGTAACAATACGTGCAAATATAAATTGAAGTTGGACATTTGATGCTTACAAGACAACAAAAGCCCAAAAATCAGAATCTGTGTAACAATAATACAGATGAGGGCGGAAGCTTCCACATGGTCTGAATCTTGCAACATTAAAGAAAAGGCAAACCTTATTCCTATTTACAAAGCTCAAACTGAGGTCTAGCTCTTTAAACCAAAGGTTAAGAGTCAGCATCTATACATCAGTGCAATTCAACATATATATACAGCCTACACAGAACCCTATCTTCCAAGAATGCTCTATTCCTTTGAAATAAAGCATAAATTTATACTAACAGATTTTGAGGGGAAATACTTGCCTTAGGTGGTTTGAAGGGGTAGTCTGTAGGAAAATGAATTGTCAAAAAGAATACACCGCCTTGATATGGGCTGTCATTCTGTAAAAAGAAAAGTATGCTTaactcaaatttaaaatattattgctaAATATTCTGTAACATTTGTTTCCAAGCATTTCTCTAACAATGAACCCAAATCACCTATTTACACTGCAATAAATAATCTATTCCATGAAAATTCAGTCTAtagtaatagaaaaaaactaaaaacttatACAGTAATAAACCCTAATTTACCTAGTCATTTTACACGTCaccaaaatgtttttttaaaaagttatccagAAACGCAAGTATTCTAGATctcaattctcaaaagaaaaattacaacacAGCAATAAAGCCTACATAATCATGTTTCGGAATaatctgtaaataaaattttacacatGTAGATTATTTCTTCCAATAGCCAGATGTGTACAAATGGCTTTACAACAGTCCATTCTGCCCACTGGCAAACCAAATGTTAGCTATTCCAGGTAACTAACACACACCACCTTCAAGAGGAGAACAGAGAAAAGCCTGAGCTTCTCATTTTAATCAATACCAGAAAATACATGCATTGTCCCTATTTTAtgcatgagaaaaatgaggcttaaAGAACTTAGTCTAGTGTACAAATGGTAAATGATAGAACCAAGATTCAAACACAAGTCTTTTGAAGACCACTTAATGATCAAAGATACTGACCTACTCAggaatttaaagttaaaatgtgGAATGCCTAACTGCCTCTGGGTATGCAAAG
This DNA window, taken from Pan troglodytes isolate AG18354 chromosome 3, NHGRI_mPanTro3-v2.0_pri, whole genome shotgun sequence, encodes the following:
- the UBE2D3 gene encoding ubiquitin-conjugating enzyme E2 D3 isoform X4 yields the protein MALKRINKELSDLARDPPAQCSAGPVGDDMFHWQATIMGPNDSPYQGGVFFLTIHFPTDYPFKPPKVAFTTRIYHPNINSNGSICLDILRSQWSPALTISKVLLSICSLLCDPNPDDPLVPEIARIYKTDRDKYNRISREWTQKYAM
- the UBE2D3 gene encoding ubiquitin-conjugating enzyme E2 D3 isoform X2 — encoded protein: MLSNRKCLSKELSDLARDPPAQCSAGPVGDDMFHWQATIMGPNDSPYQGGVFFLTIHFPTDYPFKPPKVAFTTRIYHPNINSNGSICLDILRSQWSPALTISKVLLSICSLLCDPNPDDPLVPEIARIYKTDRDKYNRISREWTQKYAM
- the UBE2D3 gene encoding ubiquitin-conjugating enzyme E2 D3 isoform X3, producing MALKRINKELSDLARDPPAQCSAGPVGDDMFHWQATIMGPNDSPYQGGVFFLTIHFPTDYPFKPPKVAFTTRIYHPNINSNGSICLDILRSQWSPALTISKVLLSICSLLCDPNPDDPLVPEIARIYKTDRDKYNRLAREWTEKYAML
- the UBE2D3 gene encoding ubiquitin-conjugating enzyme E2 D3 isoform X5, producing the protein MFIEELSDLARDPPAQCSAGPVGDDMFHWQATIMGPNDSPYQGGVFFLTIHFPTDYPFKPPKVAFTTRIYHPNINSNGSICLDILRSQWSPALTISKVLLSICSLLCDPNPDDPLVPEIARIYKTDRDKYNRLAREWTEKYAML
- the UBE2D3 gene encoding ubiquitin-conjugating enzyme E2 D3 isoform X6, with amino-acid sequence MFHWQATIMGPNDSPYQGGVFFLTIHFPTDYPFKPPKVAFTTRIYHPNINSNGSICLDILRSQWSPALTISKVLLSICSLLCDPNPDDPLVPEIARIYKTDRDKYNRLAREWTEKYAML
- the UBE2D3 gene encoding ubiquitin-conjugating enzyme E2 D3 isoform X1; protein product: MLSNRKCLSKELSDLARDPPAQCSAGPVGDDMFHWQATIMGPNDSPYQGGVFFLTIHFPTDYPFKPPKVAFTTRIYHPNINSNGSICLDILRSQWSPALTISKVLLSICSLLCDPNPDDPLVPEIARIYKTDRDKYNRLAREWTEKYAML